One window from the genome of Elaeis guineensis isolate ETL-2024a chromosome 5, EG11, whole genome shotgun sequence encodes:
- the LOC105046120 gene encoding uncharacterized protein isoform X8, translating to MAARTVRKQLNHGDIDERKNESMDKSESDALREPLLGKHDNDESYTERDSCRGQQDFWDDKKQECLQWAYHVSHFISQSAKRIANIFIGFGSFLWRLFCHSSISQIRHNEKKFHIHLSPLQEERLRNLRQRLEVPFDISQADHQDALKQLWGLAYPNRDIPPLKSDLWKEMGWQGSDPSTDFRGGGFISLENLIYFAKNYPDSFHRLLHKQNGTRAVWEYPFAIAGINISYTLVQMLELQSDKPTSRAGARFLELLGEDEMAFDNLYCVAFQMLDAQWLARRATYIEFNEVLKSTRTQLEQELVLVDIFSIQDLTAYKTLNR from the exons ATGGCAGCAAGAACTGTCAGAAAACAGCTCAATCATGGTGATATTGATGAAAGGAAAAATGAAAGTATGGACAAATCAGAATCGGATGCTCTAAGAGAACCTCTTCTTGGAAAACATGATAATGATGAGAGCTACACTGAG AGAGATAGCTGCAGAGGCCAGCAAGACTTCTGGGATGACAAGAAGCAGGAGTGCCTCCAATGGGCATATCATGTGTCACACTTCATTTCTCAATCAGCAAAGAGAATTG CAAATATCTTCATTGGATTTGGATCTTTCTTATGGAGGCTTTTCTGTCATTCTTCCATCAGTCAAATTAGGCACAATGAGAAGAAATTTCATATACATCTTAGTCCTTTACAG GAAGAAAGATTAAGAAATTTAAGGCAGAGGTTGGAGGTCCCATTTGATATCTCCCAAGCAGATCATCAG GATGCCCTGAAACAACTTTGGGGGTTGGCTTATCCTAATCGAGATATTCCTCCTCTTAAATCAGATTTATGGAAGGAGATGGGTTGGCAGGGTTCTGACCCATCAACAGATTTCAG GGGCGGTGGATTTATATCACTGGAGAACCTAATCTATTTTGCGAAAAACTACCCA GATTCGTTCCATAGACTGCTACATAAACAAAATGGAACAAGAGCTGTATGGGAGTATCCATTTGCTATAGCTGGAATCAATATATCCTATACACTGGTACAAATGCTGGAGCTGCAGTCTG ACAAACCAACTTCCAGAGCTGGAGCTCGTTTTCTGGAACTGCTTGGAGAAGATGAGATGGCATTTGATAATCTCTACTGTGTGGCCTTTCAGATGTTGGATGCACAGTGGCTAGCAAGACGAGCTACTTACATTGAATTTAAT GAGGTTCTGAAGTCCACAAGAACACAATTAGAGCAAGAGCTTGTGCTGGTAGATATCTTCAGCATTCAAGACTTGACTGCATACAAAACATTAAATAGGTAG
- the LOC105046120 gene encoding uncharacterized protein isoform X5, producing MAARTVRKQLNHGDIDERKNESMDKSESDALREPLLGKHDNDESYTERDSCRGQQDFWDDKKQECLQWAYHVSHFISQSAKRIANIFIGFGSFLWRLFCHSSISQIRHNEKKFHIHLSPLQEERLRNLRQRLEVPFDISQADHQDALKQLWGLAYPNRDIPPLKSDLWKEMGWQGSDPSTDFRGGGFISLENLIYFAKNYPDSFHRLLHKQNGTRAVWEYPFAIAGINISYTLVQMLELQSDKPTSRAGARFLELLGEDEMAFDNLYCVAFQMLDAQWLARRATYIEFNEVLKSTRTQLEQELVLVDIFSIQDLTAYKTLNRCIQVLNALRTLS from the exons ATGGCAGCAAGAACTGTCAGAAAACAGCTCAATCATGGTGATATTGATGAAAGGAAAAATGAAAGTATGGACAAATCAGAATCGGATGCTCTAAGAGAACCTCTTCTTGGAAAACATGATAATGATGAGAGCTACACTGAG AGAGATAGCTGCAGAGGCCAGCAAGACTTCTGGGATGACAAGAAGCAGGAGTGCCTCCAATGGGCATATCATGTGTCACACTTCATTTCTCAATCAGCAAAGAGAATTG CAAATATCTTCATTGGATTTGGATCTTTCTTATGGAGGCTTTTCTGTCATTCTTCCATCAGTCAAATTAGGCACAATGAGAAGAAATTTCATATACATCTTAGTCCTTTACAG GAAGAAAGATTAAGAAATTTAAGGCAGAGGTTGGAGGTCCCATTTGATATCTCCCAAGCAGATCATCAG GATGCCCTGAAACAACTTTGGGGGTTGGCTTATCCTAATCGAGATATTCCTCCTCTTAAATCAGATTTATGGAAGGAGATGGGTTGGCAGGGTTCTGACCCATCAACAGATTTCAG GGGCGGTGGATTTATATCACTGGAGAACCTAATCTATTTTGCGAAAAACTACCCA GATTCGTTCCATAGACTGCTACATAAACAAAATGGAACAAGAGCTGTATGGGAGTATCCATTTGCTATAGCTGGAATCAATATATCCTATACACTGGTACAAATGCTGGAGCTGCAGTCTG ACAAACCAACTTCCAGAGCTGGAGCTCGTTTTCTGGAACTGCTTGGAGAAGATGAGATGGCATTTGATAATCTCTACTGTGTGGCCTTTCAGATGTTGGATGCACAGTGGCTAGCAAGACGAGCTACTTACATTGAATTTAAT GAGGTTCTGAAGTCCACAAGAACACAATTAGAGCAAGAGCTTGTGCTGGTAGATATCTTCAGCATTCAAGACTTGACTGCATACAAAACATTAAATAG GTGTATTCAAGTTCTGAATGCTTTGAGAACTCTTTCATAA
- the LOC105046120 gene encoding uncharacterized protein isoform X9, which produces MAARTVRKQLNHGDIDERKNESMDKSESDALREPLLGKHDNDESYTERDSCRGQQDFWDDKKQECLQWAYHVSHFISQSAKRIANIFIGFGSFLWRLFCHSSISQIRHNEKKFHIHLSPLQEERLRNLRQRLEVPFDISQADHQDALKQLWGLAYPNRDIPPLKSDLWKEMGWQGSDPSTDFRGGGFISLENLIYFAKNYPDSFHRLLHKQNGTRAVWEYPFAIAGINISYTLVQMLELQSDKPTSRAGARFLELLGEDEMAFDNLYCVAFQMLDAQWLARRATYIEFNEVLKSTRTQLEQELVLVDIFSIQDLTAYKTLNR; this is translated from the exons ATGGCAGCAAGAACTGTCAGAAAACAGCTCAATCATGGTGATATTGATGAAAGGAAAAATGAAAGTATGGACAAATCAGAATCGGATGCTCTAAGAGAACCTCTTCTTGGAAAACATGATAATGATGAGAGCTACACTGAG AGAGATAGCTGCAGAGGCCAGCAAGACTTCTGGGATGACAAGAAGCAGGAGTGCCTCCAATGGGCATATCATGTGTCACACTTCATTTCTCAATCAGCAAAGAGAATTG CAAATATCTTCATTGGATTTGGATCTTTCTTATGGAGGCTTTTCTGTCATTCTTCCATCAGTCAAATTAGGCACAATGAGAAGAAATTTCATATACATCTTAGTCCTTTACAG GAAGAAAGATTAAGAAATTTAAGGCAGAGGTTGGAGGTCCCATTTGATATCTCCCAAGCAGATCATCAG GATGCCCTGAAACAACTTTGGGGGTTGGCTTATCCTAATCGAGATATTCCTCCTCTTAAATCAGATTTATGGAAGGAGATGGGTTGGCAGGGTTCTGACCCATCAACAGATTTCAG GGGCGGTGGATTTATATCACTGGAGAACCTAATCTATTTTGCGAAAAACTACCCA GATTCGTTCCATAGACTGCTACATAAACAAAATGGAACAAGAGCTGTATGGGAGTATCCATTTGCTATAGCTGGAATCAATATATCCTATACACTGGTACAAATGCTGGAGCTGCAGTCTG ACAAACCAACTTCCAGAGCTGGAGCTCGTTTTCTGGAACTGCTTGGAGAAGATGAGATGGCATTTGATAATCTCTACTGTGTGGCCTTTCAGATGTTGGATGCACAGTGGCTAGCAAGACGAGCTACTTACATTGAATTTAAT GAGGTTCTGAAGTCCACAAGAACACAATTAGAGCAAGAGCTTGTGCTGGTAGATATCTTCAGCATTCAAGACTTGACTGCATACAAAACATTAAATAG ATAA
- the LOC105046120 gene encoding uncharacterized protein isoform X7 — MAARTVRKQLNHGDIDERKNESMDKSESDALREPLLGKHDNDESYTERDSCRGQQDFWDDKKQECLQWAYHVSHFISQSAKRIANIFIGFGSFLWRLFCHSSISQIRHNEKKFHIHLSPLQEERLRNLRQRLEVPFDISQADHQDALKQLWGLAYPNRDIPPLKSDLWKEMGWQGSDPSTDFRGGGFISLENLIYFAKNYPDSFHRLLHKQNGTRAVWEYPFAIAGINISYTLVQMLELQSDKPTSRAGARFLELLGEDEMAFDNLYCVAFQMLDAQWLARRATYIEFNEVLKSTRTQLEQELVLVDIFSIQDLTAYKTLNREK; from the exons ATGGCAGCAAGAACTGTCAGAAAACAGCTCAATCATGGTGATATTGATGAAAGGAAAAATGAAAGTATGGACAAATCAGAATCGGATGCTCTAAGAGAACCTCTTCTTGGAAAACATGATAATGATGAGAGCTACACTGAG AGAGATAGCTGCAGAGGCCAGCAAGACTTCTGGGATGACAAGAAGCAGGAGTGCCTCCAATGGGCATATCATGTGTCACACTTCATTTCTCAATCAGCAAAGAGAATTG CAAATATCTTCATTGGATTTGGATCTTTCTTATGGAGGCTTTTCTGTCATTCTTCCATCAGTCAAATTAGGCACAATGAGAAGAAATTTCATATACATCTTAGTCCTTTACAG GAAGAAAGATTAAGAAATTTAAGGCAGAGGTTGGAGGTCCCATTTGATATCTCCCAAGCAGATCATCAG GATGCCCTGAAACAACTTTGGGGGTTGGCTTATCCTAATCGAGATATTCCTCCTCTTAAATCAGATTTATGGAAGGAGATGGGTTGGCAGGGTTCTGACCCATCAACAGATTTCAG GGGCGGTGGATTTATATCACTGGAGAACCTAATCTATTTTGCGAAAAACTACCCA GATTCGTTCCATAGACTGCTACATAAACAAAATGGAACAAGAGCTGTATGGGAGTATCCATTTGCTATAGCTGGAATCAATATATCCTATACACTGGTACAAATGCTGGAGCTGCAGTCTG ACAAACCAACTTCCAGAGCTGGAGCTCGTTTTCTGGAACTGCTTGGAGAAGATGAGATGGCATTTGATAATCTCTACTGTGTGGCCTTTCAGATGTTGGATGCACAGTGGCTAGCAAGACGAGCTACTTACATTGAATTTAAT GAGGTTCTGAAGTCCACAAGAACACAATTAGAGCAAGAGCTTGTGCTGGTAGATATCTTCAGCATTCAAGACTTGACTGCATACAAAACATTAAATAG GGAGAAATGA
- the LOC105046120 gene encoding uncharacterized protein isoform X11: MAARTVRKQLNHGDIDERKNESMDKSESDALREPLLGKHDNDESYTERDSCRGQQDFWDDKKQECLQWAYHVSHFISQSAKRIANIFIGFGSFLWRLFCHSSISQIRHNEKKFHIHLSPLQEERLRNLRQRLEVPFDISQADHQDALKQLWGLAYPNRDIPPLKSDLWKEMGWQGSDPSTDFRGGGFISLENLIYFAKNYPDSFHRLLHKQNGTRAVWEYPFAIAGINISYTLTNQLPELELVFWNCLEKMRWHLIISTVWPFRCWMHSG, from the exons ATGGCAGCAAGAACTGTCAGAAAACAGCTCAATCATGGTGATATTGATGAAAGGAAAAATGAAAGTATGGACAAATCAGAATCGGATGCTCTAAGAGAACCTCTTCTTGGAAAACATGATAATGATGAGAGCTACACTGAG AGAGATAGCTGCAGAGGCCAGCAAGACTTCTGGGATGACAAGAAGCAGGAGTGCCTCCAATGGGCATATCATGTGTCACACTTCATTTCTCAATCAGCAAAGAGAATTG CAAATATCTTCATTGGATTTGGATCTTTCTTATGGAGGCTTTTCTGTCATTCTTCCATCAGTCAAATTAGGCACAATGAGAAGAAATTTCATATACATCTTAGTCCTTTACAG GAAGAAAGATTAAGAAATTTAAGGCAGAGGTTGGAGGTCCCATTTGATATCTCCCAAGCAGATCATCAG GATGCCCTGAAACAACTTTGGGGGTTGGCTTATCCTAATCGAGATATTCCTCCTCTTAAATCAGATTTATGGAAGGAGATGGGTTGGCAGGGTTCTGACCCATCAACAGATTTCAG GGGCGGTGGATTTATATCACTGGAGAACCTAATCTATTTTGCGAAAAACTACCCA GATTCGTTCCATAGACTGCTACATAAACAAAATGGAACAAGAGCTGTATGGGAGTATCCATTTGCTATAGCTGGAATCAATATATCCTATACACTG ACAAACCAACTTCCAGAGCTGGAGCTCGTTTTCTGGAACTGCTTGGAGAAGATGAGATGGCATTTGATAATCTCTACTGTGTGGCCTTTCAGATGTTGGATGCACAGTGGCTAG